A single window of Oxyura jamaicensis isolate SHBP4307 breed ruddy duck chromosome 3, BPBGC_Ojam_1.0, whole genome shotgun sequence DNA harbors:
- the STUM gene encoding protein stum homolog, which produces MDPLPKDGESAAAGEPSRGAGPSSGVVVQVREKKGPLRAAIPYMPFPVAVICLFLNTFVPGLGTLVSAFTVLCGARTDLPDRHMCCVFWLNIAAALIQILTAIVMVGWIMSIFWGMDMVILAISQGYKEQGIPQQL; this is translated from the exons ATGGATCCCCTCCCCAAAGACGGCGAGAGCGCGGCGGCCGGGGAGCCCAGCCGGGGCGCCGGCCCCTCCAGCGGGGTGGTGGTGCAGGTCCGGGAGAAGAAGGGCCCCCTGCGCGCCGCCATCCCCTACATGCCGTTCCCCGTGGCCGTCATCTGCCTCTTCCTCAACACCTTCGTGCCAGGGCTGG GAACACTTGTATCAGCTTTCACGGTGCTGTGTGGAGCCCGGACCGACCTCCCTGACAGGCACATGTGTTGCGTCTTCTGGCTGAACATTGCTGCTGCACTGATTCAGATCCTGACAGCAATCGTGATGGTTGGCTGGATTATGAGTATATTTTGGGGGATGGACATGGTCATTCTTGCAA TTTCACAAG